In Panthera uncia isolate 11264 chromosome B3 unlocalized genomic scaffold, Puncia_PCG_1.0 HiC_scaffold_2, whole genome shotgun sequence, the following proteins share a genomic window:
- the ZNF710 gene encoding zinc finger protein 710, translating into MRRVSLLPVIASVSCSQGRRRKTSGTDAPRISQALAECVSACCVCGINVPFSSRSDALLASRPGMEGFMDSGTQTDAVVVLSLAQAAVLGLVSENELFGATISPEAFYPDLGPELSGPAIGEPGPPGPDIYQLACNGRALEEPAEEEVLEVEAAFEKHTRRKTRPPVRLVPKVKFEKVEEEEEEQEVYEVSVPGDDKDAGPGEAPAEAASGGCEPLVQSSAVKMIDLSAFSRKPRTLRHLPRAPRPELDAAPYDPHFPDPARDGFSEAGMALPGPEALPVECGFEPPHLAPLSDPEAPTMESPEPVKPEQGFVWQEAGEFEADSAGSTAERHKKAQLDRLDINVQIDDSYLVEAGDRQKRWQCRMCEKSYTSKYNLVTHILGHNGIKPHSCPHCSKLFKQPSHLQTHLLTHQGTRPHKCQVCQKAFTQTSHLKRHMLLHSEVKPYSCHFCGRGFAYPSELKAHEVKHESGRCHVCVECGLDFSTLTQLKRHLASHQGPTLYQCLECDKSFHYRSQLQNHMLKHQNVRPFVCTECGMEFSQIHHLKQHSLTHKGVKEFKCEVCGREFTLQANMKRHMLIHTSVRPYQCHICFKTFVQKQTLKTHMIVHSPVKPFKCKVCGKSFNRMYNLLGHMHLHAGSKPFKCPYCSSKFNLKGNLSRHMKVKHGVMDIGLDSQDPMMELTGTDPSELDSQQETEDFENAYTYAGVHSSTEASVLTEQAMKEMAYYNVL; encoded by the exons ATGCGGAGGGTGTCATTGCTCCCGGTAATTGCAAGTGTGTCCTGTTCCcagggcaggaggagaaagaCGTCAGGGACAGACGCACCCCGGATCAGCCAAGCGCTCGCCGAATGCGTGTCTGCGTGTTGTGTGTGCGGCATTAACGTTCCCTTCTCTTCCCGCAGCGATGCCCTCCTAGCCAGCCGCCCCGGGATGGAGGGCTTCATGGACTCAGGGACACAGACGGATGCCGTGGTGGTGCTGTCCTTGGCTCAGGCCGCCGTGCTGGGCCTGGTCTCGGAAAATGAGCTCTTTGGAGCCACCATAAGCCCCGAAGCCTTCTACCCGGACCTGGGGCCTGAGCTGTCCGGGCCGGCCATTGGGGAGCCCGGGCCCCCGGGCCCCGACATCTACCAGCTGGCCTGCAACGGGCGGGCCCTGGAGGAGCCGGCGGAAGAGGAGGTGCTGGAGGTGGAGGCGGCCTTCGAGAAGCACACCCGGCGGAAGACGCGACCGCCTGTGCGGCTGGTGCCCAAGGTCAAGTtcgagaaggtggaggaggaggaggaggagcaggaggtcTACGAGGTGTCCGTGCCTGGTGACGACAAGGATGCAGGCCCAGGGGAGGCCCCTGCCGAGGCGGCCAGTGGCGGCTGCGAGCCCCTGGTGCAGAGCAGCGCCGTCAAGATGATCGACCTCAGCGCCTTCAGCCGCAAGCCCCGGACGCTGCGGCACCTGCCCCGAGCCCCGAGGCCGGAGCTGGACGCGGCCCCCTACGACCCCCACTTCCCAGACCCGGCCCGGGACGGCTTCTCCGAAGCCGGCATGGCGCTGCCGGGGCCGGAGGCCCTGCCCGTGGAGTGTGGCTTCGAGCCGCCCCACCTGGCCCCCCTGAGCGACCCCGAGGCCCCCACCATGGAATCCCCGGAGCCCGTGAAGCCGGAGCAGGGCTTCGTGTGGCAGGAGGCGGGCGAGTTCGAGGCCGACTCGGCGGGCTCGACGGCGGAGCGCCACAAGAAGGCCCAGCTGGACCGGCTGGACATCAACGTGCAGATCGACGACTCCTACCTGGTGGAGGCGGGTGACCGCCAGAAGCGCTGGCAGTGCCGCATGTGCGAGAAGTCCTACACGTCCAAGTACAACCTGGTGACGCACATCCTGGGTCACAACGGCATCAAGCCGCACTCGTGCCCGCACTGCAGCAAGCTCTTCAAGCAGCCCAGCCACCTGCAGACGCACCTGCTGACGCACCAGGGCACCCGGCCCCACAAGTGCCAGGTGTGCCAGAAGGCCTTCACGCAGACCAGCCACCTCAAGCGCCACATGCTGCTGCACTCCGAGGTCAAGCCGTACAGCTGCCACTTCTGCGGCCGCGGCTTCGCCTACCCCAGCGAGCTCAAGGCCCACGAAGTGAAGCACGAGAGCGGCCGCTGCCACGTCTGCGTCGAGTGCGGCCTGGACTTCTCCACCCTGACCCAGCTCAAGCGCCACCTGGCCTCCCACCAGGGCCCCACCCTCTACCAGTGCCTCGAGTGCGACAAGTCCTTCCACTACCGCAGCCAGCTGCAGAACCACATGCTCAAGCACCAGAACGTGCGGCCCTTCGTGTGCACGGAGTGCGGCATGGAGTTCAGCCAGATCCACCACCTCAAGCAGCACTCCCTCACCCACAAG ggcGTGAAGGAGTTCAAGTGCGAGGTGTGCGGCCGGGAGTTCACCCTGCAGGCAAACATGAAGCGACACATGCTGATCCATACCAGCGTCCGGCCCTACCAGTGCCACATCTGCTTCAAGACCTTCGTGCAGAAGCAGACCCTCAAGACGCACATGATTGTACACTCGCCTGTGAAGCCATTCAAATGCAAG GTGTGTGGGAAGTCCTTCAACCGCATGTACAACCTGCTGGGCCACATGCACCTGCACGCGGGCAGCAAGCCCTTCAAGTGCCCCTACTGCTCCAGCAAGTTTAACCTCAAGGGCAACCTGAGCCGGCACATGAAGGTCAAGCATGGTGTCATGGACATCGGCCTGGACAGCCAAG ACCCCATGATGGAGCTGACGGGCACGGACCCCTCGGAGCTCGACAGCCAGCAGGAGACGGAAGACTTCGAGAACGCCTATACGTACGCTGGCGTGCACAGCAGCACCGAGGCCAGCGTCCTCACCGAGCAGGCCATGAAGGAGATGGCCTACTACAACGTGCTATAG
- the IDH2 gene encoding isocitrate dehydrogenase [NADP], mitochondrial, whose protein sequence is MAGYLRVVRSLCRASGSGPAWAPAAPTGPNLQEQPRRHYADKRIKVAKPVVEMDGDEMTRIIWQFIKEKLILPHVDVQLKYFDLGLPNRDQTNDQVTVDSALATQKYSVAVKCATITPDEARVEEFKLKEMWKSPNGTIRNILGGTVFREPIICKNIPRLVPGWTKPITIGRHAHGDQYKATDFVVDRAGTFKIVFSPKDGSGAKEWEVFNFPAGGVGMGMYNTDESISGFAHSCFQYAIQKKWPLYMSTKNTILKAYDGRFKDIFQEIFDKHYKTDFDKNKIWYEHRLIDDMVAQVLKSSGGFVWACKNYDGDVQSDILAQGFGSLGLMTSVLVCPDGKTIEAEAAHGTVTRHYREHQKGRPTSTNPIASIFAWTRGLEHRGKLDGNQDLIRFAQTLEKVCVQTVESGAMTKDLAGCIHGLSNVKLNEHFLNTSDFLDTIKNNLDKALGQ, encoded by the exons ATGGCTGGCTACCTGCGGGTCGTACGCTCGCTCTGCAGGGCCTCCGGCTCCGGGCCGGCCTGGGCGCCGGCAGCCCCGACAGGCCCCAACTTGCAGGAGCAGCCGCGGCGCCACT ATGCCGACAAGAGGATCAAGGTGGCGAAGCCGGTGGTGGAGATGGACGGCGATGAGATGACCCGGATCATCTGGCAGTTCATCAAGGAGAAG CTCATCCTGCCGCACGTGGATGTCCAGCTCAAGTATTTCGACCTGGGGCTCCCAAACCGTGACCAGACCAACGACCAGGTCACCGTAGACTCCGCACTGGCCACCCAGAAGTACAGTGTGGCTGTGAAGTGCGCCACCATCACCCCCGATGAGGCCCGTGTGGAAG AATTCAAGCTGAAGGAGATGTGGAAGAGTCCCAACGGAACCATCCGAAACATCCTTGGGGGGACCGTCTTCCGGGAACCCATCATCTGCAAAAACATCCCACGCCTCGTCCCCGGCTGGACCAAGCCCATCACCATTGGCAGGCACGCCCATGGCGACCAG TACAAGGCCACAGACTTTGTGGTCGACCGGGCCGGCACGTTCAAGATCGTCTTCTCCCCGAAGGATGGCAGTGGCGCTAAGGAGTGGGAAGTGTTCAATTTCCCTGCCGGTGGCGTGGGGATGGGCATGTACAACACGGATGAG TCCATCTCGGGTTTTGCGCACAGCTGCTTCCAGTACGCCATCCAGAAGAAGTGGCCGCTGTACATGAGCACCAAGAACACCATCCTGAAAGCCTACGACGGGCGCTTCAAGGACATCTTCCAGGAAATCTTTGACAA GCACTATAAGACCGACTTCGACAAGAATAAGATCTGGTACGAGCACCGGCTCATCGATGACATGGTGGCTCAGGTCCTCAAGTCTTCAGGCGGCTTCGTGTGGGCCTGCAAGAACTACGACGGAGATGTGCAGTCGGACATCCTGGCCCAGG GCTTTGGCTCCCTCGGCCTGATGACGTCTGTGCTGGTCTGCCCAGATGGGAAGACCATCGAGGCTGAGGCCGCTCACGGGACGGTCACCCGCCATTATAGGGAGCACCAGAAG ggccgGCCTACCAGCACCAACCCCATCGCCAGCATCTTTGCCTGGACGCGTGGCCTGGAGCACCGGGGGAAGCTGGATGGGAACCAGGACCTCATCAG GTTTGCACAGACCCTGGAGAAGGTGTGTGTCCAGACGGTAGAGAGCGGAGCCATGACCAAGGACCTGGCGGGCTGCATCCATGGCCTCAGCAA CGTGAAGCTGAACGAGCACTTCCTGAACACCTCGGACTTCCTGGACACCATCAAGAACAACCTGGACAAGGCCCTGGGCCAGTag